The following proteins come from a genomic window of Drosophila sulfurigaster albostrigata strain 15112-1811.04 chromosome X, ASM2355843v2, whole genome shotgun sequence:
- the LOC133849509 gene encoding uncharacterized protein LOC133849509: protein MHRQQQHKHQQPNIKEQQQQPSQQQQQQSYRHHRRHRLGIKQIWLPLIVAFLSLQLVSIGADEIEVVKSVNGGASGAGNDELTLVISDHDNEVDQMALESEQEQQQQQQQQQQQQQQQQQQQQQQQPPQSIVTVPKVQVHYPHNGPPAPPMGLNLGPARSNNHQNIPMSFGQPFGPPPPPGAQFYKGPPPPAQRLPPPPPPPQVQQQVQVQSLPDLSVGASSNNEIWASPVQDMPKIVSLDVKCEKNGMKVFVQFDKPFNGIVFSKGHYSNMNCVHLPSGLGRSSASFDIGLHECGTVGNTDNYNQGYGHESGNGGAGAGAGTYFENIIVIQYDPQVQEVWDQARKLRCTWHDQYEKSVTFRPFPVDMLDVVRADFAGDNVGCWMQIQVGKGPWASEVSGLVKIGQTMTMVLAIKDDDSKFDMLVRNCVAHDGKRAPIQLVDQRGCVTRPKLMSRFTKIKNFGASASVLSYAHFQAFKFPDSMEVHFQCTIQICRYHCPDQCSAETNLQDVHHLQVGPESQYGPPPQLHVDAYHVASAIGKRRDERRVQRRARAVTSAPSTEQVGLNRIIKVVSSGDLTFAIDEQSTGNSSGNSGSGVAANGNAQPQTMVFPLREEGLICMTTPGFAITLIVLLGILVTSCLISAVLYVRLRPFSTFAAKERAVAFTNPQLAAGGLPVIHLPAPVDALAGTLSKKRALS from the exons atgcatcggcaacagcaacacaaacatcAACAGCCAAATATcaaagagcagcaacaacaaccatcacaacaacaacaacaacaaagttatcgccatcatcgtcgtcatcgtcttgGGATCAAACAGATTTGGCTGCCGCTTATCGTTGCCTTCCTTTCACTGCAG CTCGTTTCAATCGGGGCGGATGAGATTGAGGTGGTAAAGTCAGTCAATGGCGGCGCCTCTGGAGCTGGCAACGATGAGCTTACCTTGGTTATCTCCGACCATGACAATGAGGTGGACCAGATGGCACTTGAATCGGAgcaggaacagcaacaacaacagcagcagcaacaacaacagcagcagcagcaacaacaacaacagcagcaacagcagccaccacAATCGATTGTCACCGTGCCCAAGGTTCAGGTGCATTATCCACACAATGGACCGCCAGCTCCTCCAATGGGTCTCAATCTGGGTCCAGCACGCA GCAACAATCATCAGAACATACCGATGAGCTTTGGCCAACCCTTCGGACCACCGCCGCCACCGGGAGCACAGTTCTATAAGGGACCACCGCCGCCGGCACAGCGtttgccaccgccaccaccaccgccgcaGGTGCAGCAACAGGTGCAGGTGCAATCGCTGCCCGATCTGAGTGTGGGCGCCTCCAGCAACAATGAGATTTGGGCCTCGCCCGTTCAGGATATGCCCAAGATCGTTTCGCTCGACGTCAAGTGCGAGAAGAATGGCATGAAGGTGTTTGTGCAATTCGATAAACCCTTCAATGGCATCGTCTTCTCCAAGGGTCACTACAGCAACATGAACTGTGTGCACTTGCCCTCGGGTCTGGGTCGCAGCTCGGCCAGCTTTGACATTGGATTGCATGAATGCGGCACCGTTGGCAACACCGACAACTACAATCAGGGCTACGGACATGAGTCGGGCAACGGCGGCGCCGGTGCTGGTGCTGGCACGTACTTTGAGAACATCATTGTCATCCAGTATGATCCGCAGGTGCAGGAGGTGTGGGATCAGGCACGCAAGTTGCGTTGCACGTGGCACGATCAGTACGAGAAGAGCGTGACATTCCGTCCGTTCCCCGTTGACATGTTGGATGTGGTGCGTGCCGATTTTGCCGGAGATAATGTCGGTTGCTGGATGCAAATCCAGGTGGGCAAAGGTCCTTGGGCCTCTGAGGTCTCTGGGCTGGTGAAGATCGGCCAAACAATGACAATGGTGTTGGCCATCAAGGATGATGACTCAAAGTTCGATATGCTGGTGCGCAATTGTGTCGCTCACGATGGCAAACGTGCACCCATTCAGCTGGTGGATCAACGTGGTTGCGTCACACGGCCGAAACTGATGTCACGCTTCACCAAGATCAAGAACTTTGGCGCATCCGCTTCGGTGCTGTCGTATGCCCATTTCCAGGCCTTCAAGTTCCCCGACTCGATGGAGGTGCATTTCCAGTGCACCATACAAATCTGTCGCTATCATTGTCCCGATCAGTGCAGCGCCGAGACGAATCTGCAGGATGTCCATCACCTTCAAGTGGGTCCCGAATCGCAATACGGTCCACCGCCGCAGCTCCATGTGGATGCCTATCACGTGGCCAGCGCAATTGGGAAGCGACGTGACGAACGTCGGGTGCAGCGACGAGCGCGTGCTGTAACCTCGGCCCCATCCACGGAGCAGGTAGGTCTCAATCGGATCATTAAGGTTGTGTCGTCGGGTGATCTGACCTTTGCCATTGACGAGCAATCGACGGGCAATAGCAGTGGCAATAGTGGAAGTGGCGTCGCAGCCAATGGAAATGCGCAGCCACAGACGATGGTGTTTCCGTTGCGGGAGGAGGGTTTGATTTGTATGACAACGCCCGGATTTGCCATCACGTTAATTGTGCTGTTGGGCATACTGGTGACATCGTGCCTCATTTCCGCTGTGCTCTATGTGCGACTGCGGCCATTCTCGACGTTTGCGGCCAAGGAGCGTGCGGTCGCCTTTACGAATCCCCAATTGGCCGCCGGCGGTTTGCCTGTCATCCATTTGCCGGCGCCCGTTGATGCGCTGGCAGGCACGTTGTCCAAGAAGCGAGCGCTCTcatga